Proteins encoded together in one Amblyomma americanum isolate KBUSLIRL-KWMA chromosome 1, ASM5285725v1, whole genome shotgun sequence window:
- the LOC144113854 gene encoding uncharacterized protein LOC144113854 isoform X1 gives MKPGFPTMPSYRCESCPFVGKNRKHLSNHVALNHSSRVYRCSLCAFVTRYQASLSRHRRSIHKINSANVCEMCGQLCDNQDELVAHTSNEHPQFSDVLLRKLEAKRVRYAKYAAKMNREDGDTARASVEKIVANNLEPELVTGDVSDQIHLQNGVPEEQNESVERSKKRPHESSPPVSNKKGRTGRRTYTCAKCDLVTKWPREFLSHRRDVHGDHISIHECPFCEYASKKLYFIKRHCNVVHKEEMYVENSRHLFKTASSASSPAPSAEINVNIQEKVFKCNSCNFIAKRKIHVEEHEKKGHLKRQSSDGEFHCSKCSFMTMSRKSLSAHCLQHHNEVLKDATSSEGENTEREIVDDDEDRLVIDEDAAEDSTSPPSLKMTLKQTEEIAVVENIEGTMWKCRYCPQQVLWPSELKRHEETHFKMNKKHGCLLCHIRFDQLNHLEHHVMLNHQEEPSDKSSSDAVATGKTSASIIIELGKSDDSTSHASYSGSTQAHDISIKSKQPIHVCQHCGYITRWISGLRKHELTHENLKPFKCAYCSYTSRWNSDLKRHAKKHNENTGAADTNPNEDPEHAKSSHVMHLLLEPKNADHDYDSKAAEPSLSKGSEAPSRKLLPKPAESQCSFEVPVGIPRIVQKYKCPQCSFLTRTASHFHTHMIQHLNKKPFMCSVCNYRSNWQFEVNKHIKGKSGNDAEHKKAELVVIDETGFKNYAKYKIHLVDVKESSKGDKVLQPAQPSRLNQEEVQLIRPDETENIVVTPDILYGDQDYQDDLGAPIPE, from the coding sequence ATGAAGCCTGGATTCCCCACCATGCCTAGTTATAGGTGTGAAAGCTGCCCATTTGTTGGAAAGAACAGAAAGCACCTATCGAACCATGTAGCCTTAAACCACAGCAGCCGCGTGTATAGGTGCAGCCTTTGTGCATTTGTTACTCGCTACCAGGCCAGCCTTTCTCGGCACAGACGTAGTATCCACAAGATTAATAGTGCTAACGTTTGTGAAATGTGCGGCCAGCTGTGTGACAACCAAGATGAGCTTGTGGCGCATACGTCTAATGAACACCCGCAGTTCTCGGATGTGCTGCTGAGGAAGCTGGAAGCCAAGAGAGTGCGCTATGCGAAGTATGCTGCAAAAATGAACAGGGAAGATGGAGACACTGCCCGTGCATCTGTTGAAAAAATAGTTGCAAACAACCTTGAGCCAGAATTGGTCACGGGTGATGTTAGTGATCAGATTCACCTGCAAAATGGTGTTCCTGAAGAGCAGAATGAAAGTGTTGAACGGTCAAAAAAGAGGCCCCACGAGAGTTCGCCAcctgtgtctaacaaaaaagggCGTACAGGAAGACGAACCTATACCTGTGCTAAATGCGACTTGGTAACCAAATGGCCACGAGAATTTCTCAGCCATAGGAGAGACGTTCATGGGGATCACATTAGCATTCATGAATGCCCTTTTTGTGAGTATGCTTCCAAAAAACTATATTTTATAAAGAGGCACTGCAATGTTGTCCATAAGGAAGAGATGTATGTTGAAAACTCGCGGCATTTGTTCAAAACAGCATCGTCTGCATCATCACCAGCCCCTTCTGCTGAAATCAATGTGAACATTCAAGAGAAAGTGTTCAAGTGCAACAGTTGTAACTTCATTGCAAAGCGCAAAATTCATGTGGAAGAACATGAAAAGAAAGGGCATCTGAAGCGGCAGTCTTCAGATGGTGAGTTTCATTGCAGCAAGTGCAGTTTCATGACCATGTCTCGTAAAAGCCTCAGTGCCCATTGCTTGCAGCACCACAATGAAGTTTTGAAGGATGCTACCAGTAGTGAGGGAGAAAACACTGAACGTGAAATTGTGGATGATGATGAGGACAGACTCGTGATTGACGAAGATGCTGCTGAGGACTCCACCTCACCACCATCACTCAAAATGACTCTGAAGCAAACTGAAGAGATTGCTGTGGTAGAAAACATTGAAGGGACAATGTGGAAATGTCGATACTGTCCTCAGCAAGTCCTGTGGCCATCGGAGCTTAAACGACATGAGGAAACTCATTTTAAAATGAATAAGAAGCATGGATGCCTACTTTGTCATATACGTTTTGACCAGCTTAATCACCTTGAGCATCATGTAATGCTAAACCACCAAGAAGAGCCGAGTGATAAAAGCAGTAGTGATGCTGTTGCTACTGGGAAGACAAGTGCATCAATCATTATAGAGCTGGGCAAGAGTGATGATTCCACTTCCCATGCTAGTTATTCTGGCTCTACCCAAGCACATGACATCTCTATCAAGAGCAAGCAGCCCATTCATGTTTGCCAACACTGTGGCTATATTACGCGATGGATTTCAGGACTCAGAAAGCATGAGTTAACCCATGAAAACTTGAAACCCTTCAAGTGCGCCTACTGCTCCTACACAAGCCGTTGGAATAGTGACCTCAAGCGCCATGCCAAAAAGCACAATGAGAACACTGGTGCAGCTGACACAAATCCCAATGAAGATCCAGAACATGCCAAGTCCAGCCATGTCATGCACTTGCTGTTGGAACCTAAAAATGCTGATCATGACTATGACTCCAAGGCTGCAGAACCATCCCTCAGCAAGGGTAGTGAGGCACCGAGTAGGAAGCTTCTTCCAAAGCCTGCTGAAAGTCAATGTTCGTTCGAAGTTCCTGTGGGAATACCCAGGATCGTTCAGAAATACAAGTGTCCACAGTGTTCATTTCTGACCCGAACAGCGTCGCACTTTCATACCCATATGATACAGCACCTCAATAAAAAACCCTTCATGTGCTCAGTTTGCAACTATCGCTCCAACTGGCAATTTGAGGTCAACAAGCATATCAAAGGGAAGTCTGGCAATGACGCAGAACACAAGAAGGCAGAGTTGGTAGTTATAGATGAAACCGGCTTCAAGAATTATGCAAAGTACAAGATTCATCTTGTGGATGTAAAGGAATCCTCAAAAGGTGACAAAGTTCTTCAGCCTGCACAGCCTTCCAGGCTGAATCAAGAGGAAGTGCAACTGATTCGTCCTGATGAGACTGAGAACATAGTGGTAACACCTGATATACTCTATGGAGACCAAGATTACCAGGATGACTTAGGAGCTCCTATCCCTGAATGA